A stretch of Candidatus Rokuibacteriota bacterium DNA encodes these proteins:
- a CDS encoding SDR family NAD(P)-dependent oxidoreductase → MNLGLAGKVALVTGAGRDIGREIALALGREGAAVAVNYAKSRDAAEATAEEIRAAGSRALAVETDITDHGAVRGMVERVGAELGPIDVLVNNAGMVRRKFFLQTTPEEWRAQIDIGLYGVLHCCHAVAPGMVERKGGRIVNIAGDSARVGQAQLSITAAARGGVLSLTRTLAR, encoded by the coding sequence ATGAATCTCGGGCTCGCGGGCAAGGTGGCGCTGGTGACGGGGGCGGGGCGGGACATCGGCCGCGAGATCGCGCTCGCGCTCGGGAGGGAAGGGGCGGCGGTGGCCGTCAACTACGCGAAGTCGCGGGACGCTGCCGAGGCCACGGCGGAGGAGATCCGGGCGGCCGGCAGCCGGGCGCTGGCCGTCGAGACCGATATCACCGATCACGGGGCGGTCCGGGGCATGGTCGAGCGCGTGGGTGCCGAGCTGGGCCCGATCGACGTCCTCGTCAACAACGCGGGCATGGTCCGCCGGAAGTTCTTCCTCCAGACCACGCCCGAGGAGTGGCGCGCGCAGATCGACATCGGCCTCTACGGCGTGCTTCACTGCTGTCACGCGGTCGCGCCGGGCATGGTCGAGCGCAAGGGCGGCCGCATCGTCAACATCGCCGGCGACTCGGCGCGCGTCGGCCAGGCGCAGCTCAGCATCACGGCCGCCGCCCGCGGGGGCGTGCTGAGCCTCACCCGCACGCTGGCGCGCGA